A genomic region of Nitrosomonas ureae contains the following coding sequences:
- the flgA gene encoding flagellar basal body P-ring formation chaperone FlgA, translated as MIRYSILILCPIIVVLASFTPALASRHKNIPPRQEISLINNAIENFLYSNTASLPGHVTVNISQIDRHLVLPECPQLEPFIPVGNRLWGKTSIGVRCNSGIATWTIYVQAEINVMSNVLHTARPIATGQIITNEDIAPQNTNLTQLPEGILTDASLIVGKVAATNLPAGQPLRPQMLRAPYVILRGQTVSLVVQGRGFNIQSEGQALADAADGQVIQVRNKSGRIVSGLARPNSIVEIKP; from the coding sequence ATGATACGTTACTCAATATTAATCCTTTGCCCAATCATCGTGGTACTTGCTTCTTTTACGCCGGCACTTGCGTCTCGGCACAAAAATATTCCCCCTAGACAAGAAATATCTCTGATAAATAATGCAATTGAAAATTTTCTCTACAGCAACACAGCTAGCTTGCCCGGTCACGTCACTGTAAATATAAGTCAAATTGACAGACACCTGGTATTACCGGAGTGTCCGCAGTTAGAACCTTTTATTCCGGTAGGAAACCGTTTATGGGGAAAAACTTCTATTGGTGTCCGTTGTAATAGCGGGATTGCAACCTGGACCATCTACGTGCAAGCAGAGATAAATGTGATGTCGAATGTGTTACATACCGCTCGACCTATCGCTACCGGACAAATAATCACCAATGAGGATATTGCGCCTCAGAATACCAATCTGACACAATTACCCGAAGGCATACTCACCGATGCTTCGCTAATAGTGGGTAAAGTTGCCGCAACTAATTTACCAGCCGGTCAACCCTTACGTCCGCAAATGCTACGGGCTCCCTATGTAATCTTACGGGGACAAACCGTCAGTTTAGTCGTTCAAGGCCGCGGATTTAATATTCAATCTGAGGGACAAGCATTAGCTGATGCGGCTGATGGGCAGGTGATTCAAGTTCGCAATAAATCAGGACGAATCGTCAGCGGATTAGCCCGTCCCAATTCAATTGTTGAAATAAAACCATAG
- a CDS encoding Mth938-like domain-containing protein, which yields MEINQIRYEKNLIVLPSQLIENWPVISISELEIQHFENLLPHTPEIVVLGTGISHQFPHYSLLDQMAKMGIGIEIMDTKACCRTYNILVEEGRHVAAALFI from the coding sequence GTGGAAATCAATCAAATTCGATATGAAAAAAATTTGATTGTATTACCGAGCCAGCTAATTGAAAACTGGCCGGTTATTTCGATTTCCGAGCTAGAGATACAGCATTTTGAAAATCTGTTACCTCATACACCAGAAATAGTTGTTCTAGGCACAGGTATCTCGCATCAATTCCCGCACTATTCATTGCTGGATCAAATGGCTAAAATGGGTATTGGAATTGAGATTATGGACACAAAAGCTTGCTGCCGGACCTATAATATTTTAGTTGAAGAAGGACGGCACGTCGCAGCGGCTCTGTTTATATAA
- the flgK gene encoding flagellar hook-associated protein FlgK has product MGNGILDIGISGLLTAQNQLLTTSHNISNVATPGYNRQQVILNTNTPQSSGAGFVGRGVHSTTVQRIYNQFLVNQSLQIQTQSQSLDSHFAQIKQLDDMLGDTTSGLSPALQNFFSALQDVASNPSVIPSRQAMISNGEALAARFQSMDQRMSQMREDINAQVTSIVVEVNSLAGQLAEINQQITLAEGASGGQPANDMLDQRDELINRLSKLINTDTIRESNGSVSIFVGNGQALVVGSQVLSLKAIQSPDDPSDLTLGLISRNNTIQIHEDQITGGVLGGLLSFRSETLDNAQNALGRIAITLAHSFNEQHQLGVDLNGDMGENFFTVSSPKVISALTNNPASNITASISDHGALTTSDYQFSYDGTNYTLTRLSDNTSVSTLVAPSGGAPLVLDGISVTGATILTNERFRIQPTVNGAKDIAVNIADTTKIAAAAPNRTNAAVTNIGTGKISAGTVNPLPLDPNLQQPLTITFHAPYDGQYDVTGTGAGLPATNQAYTEGADISFNGYTFQISGNPAAGDIFTITPNLNGSADNRNALLLGALQTKNTVENGTASYQSAYGQLVSQIGNKTRELEVTSKSQANFLAQIENTIQSTSGVNLDEEAANLMRFQQAYQAASKIIEMSNTLFDSILRIR; this is encoded by the coding sequence ATGGGAAATGGTATTCTTGACATTGGGATTTCTGGTTTACTAACTGCGCAAAATCAGTTACTAACAACCAGTCATAATATCAGTAATGTGGCTACTCCCGGGTATAATCGCCAGCAGGTCATACTGAACACCAATACACCCCAATCATCGGGAGCCGGATTTGTTGGGCGTGGTGTTCACTCAACGACAGTTCAACGTATATACAACCAATTTCTTGTTAACCAATCCTTACAGATCCAAACACAAAGCCAATCGCTCGATAGTCATTTTGCACAAATTAAGCAACTAGACGATATGCTGGGAGACACTACTTCAGGACTCTCTCCAGCACTCCAAAATTTTTTTAGTGCATTGCAAGACGTGGCATCAAATCCATCTGTGATTCCATCACGCCAAGCTATGATAAGTAATGGTGAAGCGCTCGCGGCGCGATTCCAAAGTATGGATCAACGCATGTCACAAATGAGAGAAGACATTAACGCTCAAGTTACCAGTATTGTTGTTGAGGTAAATTCTTTGGCGGGTCAGCTAGCCGAGATAAATCAACAGATTACACTGGCAGAAGGCGCATCTGGTGGGCAACCCGCTAATGATATGCTCGATCAGCGTGATGAACTTATCAACCGGCTAAGTAAATTAATCAATACGGATACCATTCGGGAAAGTAATGGAAGTGTAAGTATTTTTGTGGGAAATGGACAAGCATTGGTTGTTGGAAGCCAGGTACTATCGCTAAAAGCGATCCAATCACCTGATGATCCGAGCGATTTAACCTTAGGTCTCATCTCAAGGAATAATACTATTCAAATTCATGAGGATCAGATTACCGGTGGGGTTTTGGGAGGGCTTTTGTCCTTTCGAAGCGAAACGCTTGATAATGCACAAAATGCTTTAGGAAGAATTGCCATTACGTTAGCGCATAGTTTCAATGAGCAACATCAGTTAGGTGTGGATCTTAATGGTGATATGGGAGAAAATTTCTTCACTGTCTCCTCGCCCAAGGTAATTTCAGCATTAACCAATAATCCGGCTTCTAATATCACTGCAAGCATAAGTGATCATGGTGCCTTAACTACGAGTGATTATCAGTTCTCATACGATGGCACTAACTATACATTAACGAGATTATCAGATAATACTTCGGTAAGTACCTTAGTTGCTCCGTCAGGAGGAGCGCCATTAGTGCTTGATGGTATTTCTGTTACCGGAGCGACTATTCTTACTAATGAGAGATTCCGAATACAACCTACTGTAAATGGCGCGAAAGATATCGCGGTAAATATTGCCGACACAACCAAAATTGCTGCAGCAGCGCCTAATCGTACCAATGCAGCAGTAACGAATATCGGTACTGGAAAGATCAGTGCTGGCACTGTAAATCCTTTGCCTTTGGATCCCAATCTTCAGCAACCCCTGACTATAACATTTCATGCGCCATACGATGGTCAATATGATGTGACGGGTACTGGTGCCGGGTTACCAGCCACTAATCAAGCATATACTGAAGGAGCTGATATTAGTTTCAATGGTTATACTTTTCAAATTAGTGGCAACCCTGCTGCAGGGGATATTTTTACAATTACACCTAACCTTAACGGCTCTGCCGATAATCGGAATGCATTGTTGCTGGGTGCCTTACAAACTAAAAATACTGTGGAGAATGGTACGGCATCATACCAGTCCGCTTATGGACAGCTTGTTAGTCAGATTGGTAATAAAACGCGAGAATTGGAAGTGACCAGTAAGTCACAAGCTAATTTCCTGGCACAAATTGAAAATACTATACAGTCCACATCAGGTGTTAATCTGGATGAAGAAGCTGCCAATTTAATGCGTTTTCAGCAAGCTTACCAAGCTGCAAGTAAGATTATTGAAATGAGCAATACACTGTTTGATTCAATTCTTCGTATCCGTTAA
- the flgJ gene encoding flagellar assembly peptidoglycan hydrolase FlgJ, whose protein sequence is MMISADISSKLAVDAKSIDDLQLMAKRNPQQALHKAAQQFEALFMNMLLKSMREATPKDGIFDSQQTQFFTQMYDQQLAQHLSTKGIGIANILVKQLGRTEGSIEPQTSISQADAILSSINAVNPPSPPKNGHPEDISGQLWSSMHNSKKAEQMTSTNEVFITPIQIESQLTKSFNRSMDFIDTLLPHAKAASQSTGIPSHFMLAQAALESGWGKHEIRRDDNSPSYNLFGIKAGSSWKGDTVEKVTTEYINGIPQKIVDKFRAYSSYAEGFNDYARLLLDNPRYAKVLESPDFAGFATGLQRAGYATDPKYAEKLIRIINSEAMRNREFI, encoded by the coding sequence ATGATGATATCAGCGGATATTTCAAGCAAGCTTGCAGTCGATGCCAAAAGCATTGATGATTTGCAGTTGATGGCAAAACGGAATCCGCAGCAGGCGCTGCATAAGGCGGCACAGCAATTTGAAGCACTGTTTATGAATATGTTACTTAAAAGCATGCGGGAGGCGACTCCTAAAGATGGAATTTTTGATAGTCAACAAACGCAGTTTTTTACACAGATGTATGACCAACAACTTGCCCAGCATCTGTCAACCAAAGGAATTGGTATCGCTAATATATTAGTAAAGCAATTAGGTAGAACAGAGGGTTCGATTGAACCACAGACTTCGATAAGTCAGGCCGATGCTATTTTGTCTTCTATTAATGCCGTTAATCCGCCATCACCTCCAAAAAATGGACACCCCGAGGATATATCCGGCCAATTGTGGTCCAGCATGCATAATTCGAAGAAAGCAGAACAAATGACTTCAACGAATGAAGTTTTTATAACGCCCATTCAAATTGAATCACAGCTGACGAAATCGTTCAATCGCTCAATGGATTTTATCGATACGCTTCTACCACATGCAAAGGCGGCCTCTCAATCAACGGGTATTCCTTCTCATTTTATGCTGGCCCAGGCAGCCCTTGAGAGTGGTTGGGGCAAACATGAGATTCGTCGTGATGACAATAGCCCAAGCTACAATTTGTTCGGTATTAAAGCCGGCTCAAGTTGGAAGGGTGACACCGTAGAGAAAGTAACTACTGAATATATTAATGGTATACCACAAAAGATCGTAGATAAATTTCGTGCTTATAGCTCCTATGCGGAAGGGTTTAACGATTATGCTAGATTGTTATTGGATAATCCGCGCTATGCAAAAGTCTTAGAATCTCCTGATTTTGCTGGATTTGCAACAGGTTTGCAGCGAGCTGGTTATGCTACCGATCCCAAATATGCCGAGAAGCTGATTCGAATAATTAACAGTGAAGCAATGCGGAATCGTGAATTCATTTGA
- the flgE gene encoding flagellar hook protein FlgE, with protein sequence MGFQQGLSGLSAASTNLDVVGNNIANVNTVGYKQSQAQFTDIFANSLDGAGSSRTQVGIGARVATVAQLFNQGDIAPTNNPLDIAINGQGFFRMNDNGVISYSRNGQFRLDGNGFLTDASGINLTGYAPDADGNINTAQPTNLQLNTSDISPRVTSTFNLGFNLPSNADAPAVAIFDANNTQSFNEKRSGVFFDSLGNDHAFTYYFQKSGALANTWDMYASVDGAIDPAGVPIGVTLDGAAAVTLTFDDNGILTAPIAPFNVSVDLATINPTLGAGSPLVFALDLTTATQFGSQFGINLAQSDGYASGRLAGFTTSPEGIIQGNYSNGQNKTLGQVVLASFVNPQGLNPIGDGRWIETPSSGQPLVGQPNSGTLGVLQASAVESANVDLTSELVKMITAQRMYQANAKTIETQDAILQTLVNL encoded by the coding sequence ATGGGTTTTCAACAAGGTTTAAGTGGTTTAAGCGCGGCATCGACAAATCTGGATGTAGTGGGTAATAACATTGCCAATGTAAATACTGTCGGGTATAAACAGTCTCAAGCTCAATTTACCGATATATTTGCAAATTCATTGGATGGAGCCGGTTCTTCGCGCACTCAAGTGGGCATTGGTGCGAGAGTAGCTACTGTTGCGCAGTTATTTAACCAGGGGGATATTGCGCCAACCAATAATCCATTGGATATCGCGATAAATGGCCAAGGTTTTTTTCGTATGAATGATAACGGTGTGATTAGTTATAGCCGTAATGGTCAATTCCGTCTCGATGGAAATGGATTTCTCACCGATGCGAGCGGAATAAATCTGACCGGGTATGCACCCGATGCGGATGGCAATATAAACACCGCTCAGCCAACCAATCTACAATTGAATACCAGCGATATTTCTCCAAGAGTCACATCGACTTTCAATCTGGGTTTTAATTTGCCATCAAATGCTGATGCGCCTGCAGTCGCTATTTTTGATGCGAATAATACTCAGAGCTTTAATGAAAAAAGATCCGGAGTGTTTTTCGATAGCTTAGGTAATGATCATGCGTTTACTTATTATTTTCAGAAATCGGGCGCATTAGCCAATACATGGGATATGTATGCGAGTGTCGATGGCGCAATTGATCCGGCAGGCGTCCCTATTGGCGTTACGTTGGACGGCGCTGCTGCAGTGACCTTAACGTTTGACGATAATGGAATTCTGACTGCACCGATCGCACCTTTTAATGTGTCAGTGGATTTGGCAACCATCAATCCGACACTGGGAGCAGGCTCTCCTTTGGTTTTCGCTTTGGATCTGACTACAGCGACACAATTTGGCTCTCAATTTGGTATTAATTTGGCACAGAGCGATGGATATGCATCGGGTCGATTAGCTGGTTTTACAACGTCTCCTGAGGGAATAATTCAAGGAAATTACAGTAATGGACAAAATAAAACACTGGGGCAAGTTGTCTTGGCCAGTTTTGTAAATCCACAAGGTCTCAATCCCATTGGTGATGGTCGTTGGATAGAAACGCCCAGTTCAGGCCAACCACTGGTTGGACAGCCCAACTCAGGAACGTTAGGAGTGCTGCAAGCTTCTGCCGTTGAATCCGCCAATGTGGATTTAACCTCTGAATTGGTAAAAATGATTACCGCTCAGCGTATGTATCAAGCGAATGCGAAGACAATTGAAACTCAGGATGCAATTTTGCAAACATTGGTTAATCTTTAG
- a CDS encoding flagellar hook assembly protein FlgD, protein MTSVQAADSQSISAGTTAGIKTKKDAENPQDRFLKLLITQMKNQDPLKPLDNAEVTSQLAQISTVTGIDKLNTTLQQLVSSADDGRSIEALEMIGHSAYVPGKSITLEGEGAIAGIELAQSVDQATVTIFDSLGIAIRKMELGVQPAGVSTIAWDGETDSGTQAAAGDYSFEVTAKQGDKDVKVNTLSFGTVNSVSHGELGTFLDMGKALGLVSLSDVKQVF, encoded by the coding sequence ATGACTTCAGTTCAAGCAGCCGATTCGCAATCAATTTCGGCGGGAACCACAGCAGGTATCAAAACTAAGAAGGATGCCGAAAACCCTCAGGATCGTTTTTTGAAGCTTCTGATTACCCAAATGAAAAATCAAGACCCACTCAAACCATTAGACAATGCAGAAGTGACTAGTCAGTTGGCGCAAATCAGCACGGTGACAGGTATCGATAAATTAAACACAACACTGCAGCAATTGGTTTCCAGCGCTGATGATGGCCGATCGATCGAAGCATTGGAAATGATTGGACATAGCGCTTATGTTCCCGGCAAATCCATTACTCTTGAAGGAGAAGGCGCTATAGCCGGAATTGAATTAGCTCAATCGGTCGATCAAGCAACTGTAACGATATTCGATAGCTTGGGTATTGCAATTAGAAAAATGGAATTGGGTGTGCAACCGGCAGGCGTCAGTACTATTGCTTGGGATGGCGAAACAGACAGCGGCACTCAAGCAGCCGCGGGTGATTATAGTTTTGAGGTTACTGCAAAACAGGGTGATAAGGACGTAAAAGTCAATACGCTTTCATTTGGAACGGTAAATAGCGTTTCCCATGGAGAACTGGGTACTTTTCTCGATATGGGTAAAGCGTTGGGATTAGTCAGTTTATCTGACGTTAAACAGGTATTTTGA
- a CDS encoding flagellar basal body L-ring protein FlgH, producing MVNCQPLIGNKYLFAYILMFFMLASGCTTTPSTVTHQPNSLRPAHQSLAVIQPNGSILQALNSTTNGVRYTPLFEDRRARSVGDTIIVTLNERTNASKSSGSNVDRSGSIDFSVPSLLGIPLGLLKKHATVEAKSNNSFDGGGESSSKNDFKGTITVTVIEALPNGNLVVSGEKQIGINQGQEFIRLSGVVNPIHVMGNTISSTQIADARIEYRANGYIDEAQTMGWLSRFFLNATPF from the coding sequence ATGGTTAACTGCCAGCCGTTGATAGGTAATAAATATCTTTTCGCGTATATATTGATGTTTTTTATGCTCGCATCGGGTTGTACAACCACGCCATCAACAGTTACTCATCAACCTAATTCCTTACGACCAGCTCATCAAAGCTTGGCAGTCATTCAGCCTAATGGCTCCATTTTGCAAGCCCTAAATAGTACGACGAATGGTGTTCGTTATACCCCTTTATTTGAAGATCGCCGCGCAAGAAGTGTTGGCGATACGATCATTGTTACTTTGAATGAACGAACCAATGCAAGTAAGAGCTCAGGAAGTAATGTAGATCGCTCAGGAAGTATTGATTTCTCGGTTCCCAGTCTTCTTGGAATACCTTTAGGTTTATTAAAAAAACACGCCACTGTTGAAGCTAAATCCAATAATAGTTTTGATGGCGGTGGTGAGAGTTCCAGCAAAAATGATTTTAAAGGAACGATTACAGTAACAGTGATTGAGGCATTGCCCAATGGAAATCTGGTGGTCAGTGGTGAAAAACAGATTGGTATAAACCAAGGGCAAGAATTCATCAGGCTTTCTGGAGTGGTCAATCCAATCCATGTCATGGGAAACACCATATCATCGACACAGATAGCTGATGCGCGCATTGAATATCGAGCTAATGGCTATATTGATGAAGCTCAGACGATGGGGTGGTTATCGCGCTTTTTTCTGAATGCGACACCTTTTTGA
- the flgG gene encoding flagellar basal-body rod protein FlgG has translation MIRSLWISKTGLEAQQTKLDVIANNLANVNTNGFKRSRAVFEDLMYQTLRQPGAQSSQQTQLPSGLQLGTGVKPVATESIFTQGIIQPTDNPRDVAIRGLGFFQVLMPDGTTAYTRDGAFQLDLNGQLVTSSGYMVQPAIVVPPNTQTVTVGRDGTVSATVPGSNVPIQLGNIQLASFINPSGLQKMGENLYMETASSGTPNQNAPGTNGLGILDQGFVETSNVSVVEELVNMIQTQRAYEMNSKSIETSDQMLQKLAQL, from the coding sequence ATGATACGTTCATTATGGATTTCCAAAACGGGTTTAGAAGCACAGCAAACCAAATTGGATGTGATTGCTAATAATTTGGCGAATGTCAATACCAATGGTTTTAAGCGATCTCGTGCAGTGTTTGAAGATTTAATGTATCAAACGTTGCGACAACCCGGCGCTCAATCCTCGCAACAAACCCAATTACCTTCTGGTTTACAGCTTGGCACGGGTGTTAAACCAGTAGCAACTGAAAGTATTTTTACCCAGGGAATAATACAACCGACAGATAATCCGCGCGATGTTGCAATCCGAGGGCTGGGTTTTTTTCAGGTGCTAATGCCTGATGGTACAACTGCTTATACTCGTGATGGAGCATTTCAATTGGATCTTAATGGTCAACTTGTAACCTCGAGCGGATATATGGTACAGCCGGCAATTGTTGTTCCACCCAATACTCAGACTGTGACTGTAGGGCGAGATGGCACGGTATCTGCAACGGTGCCCGGCTCTAATGTACCTATACAACTTGGTAATATCCAATTGGCAAGCTTCATCAATCCATCCGGATTACAGAAAATGGGCGAGAACCTTTATATGGAAACTGCATCCAGCGGGACGCCCAATCAGAATGCGCCTGGGACAAATGGATTGGGAATTCTGGATCAGGGATTCGTTGAAACTTCAAATGTAAGTGTAGTGGAGGAATTGGTTAATATGATTCAAACGCAACGTGCTTATGAAATGAATTCCAAGTCTATTGAGACATCCGATCAAATGCTGCAAAAACTAGCGCAATTATAA
- a CDS encoding flagellar basal body P-ring protein FlgI has protein sequence MKILHMIIQSLLMICLFLPGISLADRIKDLASIQGVRNNQLIGYGLVVGLDGSGDMTTQTPFTVQSIINMLGQLGVNLPPGTNLQLRNVAAVMVTATLPAFTKTGQHIDVTVSSMGNAKSLRGGTLLMTPLKGADNQVYAMAQGSVLVGGIGAAAGGSSVQVNHLSVGRITGGGIVEREIPTVVGQGDYINLELNSTDFTTVNRIVDAINSFYPASAVAVDGRVVQVKAPADTSQRIMFISQIESMDVVPAKATAKVIVNSRTGSIVMNQSVTLETSAIAHGNLSIIINTEPVISQPGPFAQRGETVVTQRSQVEIRTDEGNLMLLPNGADLGEVVKALTAIGATTQDLLSILQALKAAGSLRADLEII, from the coding sequence ATGAAAATTTTGCACATGATTATTCAAAGTTTGCTGATGATATGCTTATTCCTGCCGGGCATAAGTCTAGCGGATCGAATAAAGGATTTAGCATCGATTCAGGGAGTACGTAACAATCAATTGATAGGTTATGGGTTAGTAGTCGGCTTAGATGGAAGTGGTGATATGACTACCCAGACACCATTTACGGTACAAAGCATTATCAATATGTTGGGTCAGCTAGGTGTTAATTTGCCGCCCGGAACCAATTTACAGTTACGAAATGTTGCAGCTGTAATGGTGACAGCAACACTGCCGGCATTTACCAAAACCGGGCAGCATATTGATGTTACGGTATCGTCCATGGGAAATGCAAAAAGCTTGCGTGGCGGAACGTTGCTAATGACTCCACTAAAAGGAGCTGATAATCAAGTTTATGCAATGGCACAAGGAAGTGTTTTGGTAGGGGGTATCGGCGCCGCTGCCGGAGGAAGCAGTGTGCAGGTTAATCATCTCAGCGTGGGAAGGATCACCGGAGGAGGTATAGTCGAACGTGAGATTCCAACGGTTGTAGGGCAGGGGGATTACATTAATCTTGAGCTGAATTCAACCGACTTTACAACGGTGAATCGAATCGTAGATGCCATTAATTCATTTTACCCGGCTTCTGCCGTTGCGGTTGATGGACGTGTCGTGCAAGTGAAAGCGCCTGCTGATACTAGCCAGAGAATCATGTTTATTTCCCAGATTGAGAGCATGGATGTAGTTCCCGCTAAAGCAACAGCAAAAGTTATTGTTAATTCCCGCACCGGATCAATTGTAATGAATCAATCGGTGACGCTGGAAACAAGCGCAATTGCGCATGGCAATTTATCAATCATTATTAATACAGAGCCTGTCATTAGCCAACCAGGCCCTTTTGCACAGCGGGGCGAAACTGTTGTCACACAACGGTCTCAAGTTGAGATACGTACTGACGAAGGAAATTTAATGTTGTTGCCAAACGGAGCCGATCTTGGGGAAGTTGTTAAAGCGTTAACAGCGATTGGTGCAACAACACAAGATTTATTGTCCATTTTGCAAGCACTAAAAGCCGCGGGTTCGTTGCGTGCGGATTTGGAAATTATTTAA
- the flgC gene encoding flagellar basal body rod protein FlgC yields the protein MSLFNVFGIASSAMSAQSQRLNVVASNLSNADSVTSSTGEPYRGRQVVFSTLRADANGAAGVKVAGVIHDPSPMRQVFEPNHPFANTSGYVTMPNVNVVDEMVNMMSASRSYQNSVDMMNTTKSLLQKTLTLGQ from the coding sequence ATGTCATTATTTAATGTGTTTGGTATAGCTAGCTCGGCCATGTCCGCGCAGTCGCAGCGTTTGAATGTGGTGGCGAGCAATCTTTCGAATGCGGATAGTGTTACCAGTTCGACTGGAGAACCATATCGTGGACGTCAAGTGGTTTTCAGCACATTGCGTGCGGATGCTAATGGTGCTGCGGGTGTTAAGGTTGCGGGCGTTATTCATGATCCATCGCCGATGCGGCAAGTATTTGAACCCAATCATCCATTTGCGAATACAAGCGGTTATGTGACGATGCCAAATGTCAATGTCGTCGATGAAATGGTCAATATGATGTCGGCCTCACGCTCGTATCAGAATAGTGTCGATATGATGAACACTACTAAGTCTCTGTTACAAAAAACCCTGACCCTCGGTCAATAA
- a CDS encoding phosphopantetheine-binding protein encodes MININHTLEIKKILTDTLGLDKRLDAMGSDVILLGNIPELDSVAIVTIILALEQKFSISIKDDEISAKTFEKLSSLANFVEIKLAEKNRQLA; translated from the coding sequence GTGATAAACATAAACCATACGCTTGAAATCAAAAAAATTCTGACCGATACTTTAGGATTGGACAAACGGCTCGATGCAATGGGGTCGGATGTAATATTACTCGGCAATATTCCTGAGCTTGATTCAGTTGCAATTGTTACGATCATTTTGGCTTTAGAGCAAAAATTTTCTATCTCAATAAAGGATGACGAAATTAGTGCCAAAACTTTTGAGAAGCTTAGTTCATTGGCTAACTTTGTAGAAATAAAACTGGCTGAAAAGAACAGGCAATTAGCCTGA
- the flgF gene encoding flagellar basal-body rod protein FlgF — MDRLIYTSMTGANHTLNQQATVAHNLANASTTGYRSETNAFRAVPLFGDGLPTRAFVVDSTTGSDFTTGPLETTGRDLDVAIRGPGWISVQLDNGEEAYTRNGSLQVGPNGLLLTQNGLKVKGDTGVISVPPETRITIGVDGTVSTVPLNALPNTVAIVGRIKLVNPPEESLVKGADGLFRQKDGKEALVDARVRLIDGTLEGSNVNVVHEMVSMIALARQFDMQMKMLENAERNAQQASQIMLVRA; from the coding sequence ATGGATCGACTTATTTACACATCAATGACCGGTGCAAACCATACGCTGAATCAACAAGCGACGGTAGCACACAATCTCGCTAATGCATCAACCACGGGCTATCGGTCTGAAACCAATGCATTCCGTGCGGTTCCATTATTTGGCGATGGATTGCCGACCCGCGCTTTTGTGGTGGATTCAACAACAGGTTCCGATTTCACTACCGGCCCATTAGAAACAACTGGGCGCGATCTTGATGTCGCTATTCGTGGTCCTGGTTGGATTTCCGTACAGCTTGATAATGGTGAAGAGGCGTATACCCGCAATGGCAGTTTGCAAGTCGGTCCAAATGGTTTGCTGTTAACCCAGAATGGCCTGAAAGTTAAAGGTGACACGGGGGTTATTTCTGTCCCACCGGAAACGCGTATAACCATCGGTGTGGATGGAACCGTATCAACAGTTCCGCTTAATGCGCTGCCAAATACTGTGGCTATTGTCGGGCGAATTAAGTTGGTCAATCCTCCGGAGGAGAGTCTTGTAAAAGGTGCCGATGGTTTGTTTCGTCAGAAAGACGGTAAGGAGGCACTTGTTGATGCCAGAGTTCGACTGATCGACGGAACACTGGAAGGCAGTAATGTGAATGTCGTGCATGAGATGGTCAGCATGATTGCTTTGGCTCGTCAGTTCGATATGCAAATGAAGATGCTGGAGAATGCAGAACGCAACGCACAGCAGGCGAGTCAAATTATGCTTGTAAGAGCTTAG
- the flgB gene encoding flagellar basal body rod protein FlgB: protein MINKLDKELNYHHTALSLRVARQELLSSNVANADTPNFKAKDIDFASMLHEKLSSTPSLKKVSLNTTSLMHINSSVPGLFGDNILYRVPLQPSADGNTVDMDMERTRFADNAIKYDASITFLSNELKNISLALQER, encoded by the coding sequence ATGATTAATAAACTTGATAAAGAATTAAATTATCACCACACTGCGTTAAGCTTAAGGGTTGCGAGGCAAGAATTACTTTCAAGCAATGTGGCTAATGCTGATACCCCTAATTTTAAGGCAAAAGATATTGACTTTGCCAGTATGCTTCATGAAAAACTTTCTTCTACCCCAAGCCTGAAAAAAGTAAGCCTTAATACGACATCGTTAATGCATATTAATTCATCTGTGCCTGGATTATTCGGAGATAACATTCTATATCGCGTTCCTTTGCAACCTAGCGCAGATGGAAATACGGTTGATATGGATATGGAACGCACCCGATTTGCTGATAATGCAATCAAGTACGATGCGAGCATCACTTTCTTAAGTAATGAGCTTAAAAATATATCATTAGCATTGCAGGAGAGATAA